TTAGCAAACCGGCAGTGTTCATCATCTTTTTCCAGAACCTCCTGTGAGATTTCTTCATAGGTATTCACCATATATTCGAGGCTTTTAAACATTCGTGAAGCCGCACCTGAAGCAGGAACAAATTTCATAATTTTCAGGCTTCCGGAGCGAATACTTTGTTCATAAAGATTCCGGTACTTCTGCTGTGTATCCGCATCAATCTGCAGGATGCCGTCCCCGGCCGTAGCCGCCCGTGCGAGTTTAAGTGGCGGGATGCCGTTTTTGAAAAGCGCAAGCTGACGCTCGGCTTCCGTAAGAGGTATCCCTTTTTTTTCGATCTGGGATTTCATTTCTGCACTTAGAACAAGGCTCATGTGAAAAGGTAGTTTTGATGAAAAATTGCGGTTAACAGGGTAAAGTACGCACTGGCGGGCTTATTTGCTGATAATTCAGGTATGGTAGTTACGGTTTAAATGATTAATTTAAACTGATTATATGGCTATAACCTGACACATCATCCGGTGACTTTATGGAGGCTGGGATTCAGGTTTGGATTGCACATAACACAGCAAATGCCGTATCGCAGGATACCTCTTAGCGTTTTTACAGTATGAATTATACATCGAAGACCCATCAAAATAAGAAAATCGTCTTTATTCGGCCTGATTATAAAGAAGGTACTGAAAGAGAAGCCGCTCCGCTCATTAAGTCCATAAACGCCGCATTGGCTGAAGAAAATCCGGAAGTTATTATTATCAACCTTAAAACGATAACTTTTATGGATAGTAACTTTCTGGGCGGCCTTGTTAAAGGGCTAAAAGCAACGCTTAAAGCCGGGTCCGAACTACTTCTCACAGATTTACAGCCACCCGTGAAATCGATGTTTGAGCTTACCAAGCTTCACAATATATTTCAGGTTCATGCTACTGAGCAGAGTGCTCTCGGGTCTCTGTGAAAATTAGACGTTGCTGCAGCCTCCAATGACTGATACCATAAATCCGCCTGATACTGAAACCAAGAAGAAGGTGCTACTTGTTGATGACGAAGTAGCTATGCAAAAGCTTTTTGGCTTCGCCTTGCGCAAAGGCGGATTTGAGGTACTTTCTGCTTCTAATGGGAATGAAGCGCTGGAGGTGCTCAGTGAAACCATTCCGGATGCCATCGTTTGTGATATTATGATGCCCGAGCTGGATGGATTTGGGCTGCGAAATATCCTTAAAATGAGCCCGGAGCTCTATGAAATTCCGTTTCTGTTTTTGAGCGCCTTCAACACGGAAGAAAATATTATCAAAGGCATCGACCTCGATGCAGACGATTTTATCTCTAAAACCGACGGCAGTAATGTAGTAGTATCCAAGCTCAAAAACGTAATTCGCAAACGTGAACACATCCGGAGCAAACTTGTCGGTGAAATGCAGGCGGCTTCACATGCAACAGGAGTACTGCTTGACGCTCCGGATCCCCCTGAAGTACCGGGTTATACCATTGACCATTTTCATCAGTCGCATGAAGGCATACCCGGAGGCGATTTTATTGATTATACCGATATCAATGAAAATCTGCTTTGCGTACTCGGGGATGTAATGGGTAAGCGATGGAAGGCATGGGTTTTCGCACATGCGTATGCTGCGTACGTCCGATCATCACTGCGGGTCATGACATCAGGTGATGATACAGAAAATGCAGGTCCGGCAGCCATATTAAACCGCCTTAACCGGGTACTTTTTCGCGACGATCAGGTCAACGAATCAACCCTCGCCCTCACACTCGTGATGCTTGAGCCGGAAAAAGGCATTGTGCGGGTAAGCAATGTAATGCAGTATCCGCTGCTTCACTGTCATGCGGCTGATGGCACCGTTACAGAAGTGCAGCCCAAATCGACTACAGTACTTGGCATCCGGCCCAATGCTGAATTCGATGAATTAAGTGTTAATCTGGCGCCGGGAGACGTTATTGTAGCTTTTACCGATGGCCTTTCTGAATTATTTATGTCAGAAGATCAGGCTAAAGGATTCCGCATGGTTAAAGAATGTCTGGAAGAACTTTTTGCCGAACGGGAACTAAGCGCATCGCTTATTGTCGAAGAACTGCTCAAAAAAGCAGGAGTCAAGCTGATGCGTGACGATGCCACACTGCTTTTTATCAGGCGTGATACCGTTTAGCCGGCGTCTTCGGGATTCTTGCGAGGCCGTGAGCATAAAACCGGATTGTTGTATGTACCTGCTCTGAATGGAGCGCTTAACCCATTAATTTGATTCGTGGCCCAATCATCAGCTCAAATACTCAGAGCCGAAGTGCTTTCCGGCGCAGACTCAGCCTGGCTTCGTATGGAGCAGCCACAAAATCAGATGGTTATAACGGGTATGCTCAAACTTGGCCACAGCCCGGACTGGAAAGTTTTTGAGGAGGTCATTCGGAAAAGGCTGCTGATTTTCGACCGCTTCAGGCAGCGTGTCCTAAACCCGGATACCATCCCGATTTGGGTGCCGGATCATCATTTCGAGCTTAGCTATCACATTCGCCAGGTTGATTTAAGTGACAGACCGCACCAACCGGCTATTCAGGAGTATGTTGAGGAAATGCTAAGCAATCCGCTTGATTTTAGCCGGCCACTCTGGGAATTACATCTGCTGGAAACGCGGGATCAAACTACATTAGTGGCAAAACTGCATCACTGTATCGCGGATGGTATCGCTTTGGTACGCATCCTGCTTTCCCTTACAACTGTATCGGCCGATGGCGCTTACTTTGATCCTATTCGTGAATACAAACCCGTACGACGAACCGGCAAACAGCATGCCGGTCTGTTTTCGACTGCGGGTGAAGGTATCAAAAGGATCATCAAAGCACTTTATAAGTTTGTAAGTATGCCAGCGGATACAGCTACGCATGTTAAAGGCGAACTTCAGACCATAAAGACAGCGGCTTGGTCAGCACCAGTACCACTTGCAGATGTAAAAGCACTTGCAGCAAAATACAAAACCACCATTAATGATATCCTGCTATGGCTCGCATGCGGCGCATTGCGTCGTTATCTCACTACAACGGGTGAAAAGCCGGAGGGCGCGTCATCTTTTCGTGTCAGTATTCCGGTAAATTTGCGGTACGGTGATGATACGGTAATGACCGGAAATCAATTTGGACTCGTATTTCTTGAGCTGCCTGTTGGGGTTGAAAACAGTCAGGAAAGGCTGCGTCTCGTACAGCAGCGTATGAATGAAATTAAAGCTTCGGGCGAGGCTTGGGTCGCGTACGGTGTTTTAAGCCTTCTGGGTAAGATGCCGCTTGTAGTGGAACAATTCGTGGTGAAATTCCTGAGCAGTAAATGCTCTGCTGTAGTAACAAATGTGCCCGGCCCCAGAAGACCTCTTTTTCTCGCCGGTGCAAAGATTGAAGACATCATGTTCTGGGTGCCAAAGTCAGGTATGCTCGGGGTGGGAATAAGCCTGATCAGTTACAATGGCGGGGTTAGAATCGGTATCGCTTCTGATGCCGGTCGTGTACCCGAACCGGATCTTATTACCCGCTATTTTGTAGAGCTTTTTGATTCAGAAACTGCAAATAAAACTTAGCGGGTACTGTTGGCGAAACAGCTTATTTACGCAAGCTGTGACAAGGTAGCGGGATGTACGCCTCAGGTTGTTACCGAATGAGCAGTAAAATGCAGTTCTTCGCAAGATGGTACTATGTTATGGGGTGTGATACATATAAAATGTTATAAACTATGTTCGGAATTTGAGTATATTGCCAGAATAATGTAAGCGCTTTCATTTAGCGCTTGCGTTCTAATCCATCGCCTAAAATACTTCATTCAAGGGCGGTTAATGTGAACAATTAGATTCGATGTCATGAAAAAAGCAGTACAAATCCTGATAGCTGCCTTTTTTCTGCTAAGCATGGGGTTGGGTGCCATACAGGCTCAGTCTATGCAGTTTAATGTTGAGTTCAGCAATCAATCCCCGCAACCGGGAGAAGAAGTTGAAATAACTTTTATAGCAGAAAATGCGGTAGACTTATTCTACTACGGCCTTGAAATCGGTTATGATCCTTCAAGAACTGATTATACCGGGATTGAACCCGGCACGCTCATGGGTAATAATCCCCTAAGCATTGCAGACAATCTCAACGATACTACCATTGGCGCAAGCGTAGTGCGTACAAGCGGCACAGGTGAAGGAAACGGTGCGGTTGTCACCTTCCGGTTTACCATCGACGAAAATGCCGGCGAAGGCCCACTTAATTTTGCAATCCTAAATCCGGATGTACGGAATGGGGACGGAAATCCCATATCGGTTACTGTTCCGAACGGTTTTGTGCTAAACGTTCAACCGCTTGCGGAAGAAACAAGAACAGTGATTTTTAAGGTCGATATGAGTGTTCAGCGTCAAAACGGAAATTTTAATCCGGGCTTAACTGACGTTGTTTATACGCGCGGTGCTTTCAACGGCTGGAGCCTCGATACCCCTATGACACTGGTAGAAGATGACATCTACGAGGCGGTTGTAGAAATCGCAGGTCCGCAGGGGCAGTCCGAAGAATATAAATTCTTTATTGAAGCCGGTGACGGCCGCGATTTGCCCGACGGTGGATGGGAAACTTTTGATGGCGATCGCACTTTTGACCTGGGTGAGCCCGGTATAGTTCAGGTTTTGGATAAAGTTTTTTTCAGCAATGAGCTCCCGGAAGAACAGCCTGATCTGCGGCCCGTTGTATTCCGTGTTAATCTTCAATACTACATAGATCCCGAAGTTGATCTTTTTAACCCGAGCTTCATGGATGTTTATGTGCGGGGCACATTCAACAACTTCGACCTGACTGATCAGATGGAGGTTATTGATGATGCTGTATATGAGCTAACCGTAATGGTGCCGGGTAATGAAGGGGATTCACCCGAGTTCAAATTCTTCGTTTTTGTTCCGGAAGAGTTCTCTGAATTTGAGTTCCCCAATGGCGGATGGGAGCTCCTGAATGACGATCCCGAGCTTAACCGCACTTTTGAACTTGGTCCCGCTAACCAGACACAAGATCTGGGCATGTTCTTCTTCAACGATATGATGCCCCCTGAGCCGGAGCCCTTCCGTCCCGTTGAGTTCTTCGTGGATATGAGTGTACAGCAGCAGCTTGGCAACTTTCAGCCGCAGGCTGGTGATCAGGTTTTTGTACGCGGCTCCTTCAACGATACCCAATTTGGCGAGTTGATACCCATGTTCGAGACCAGCAACCAAGTCTTCTCGGGTACAGTCGATATTTTTGGACAGGAAGACGAAGAAATTCTGTACAAATTCTTTGTCCAAGCCGGAGATGATCGTGAGTTGCCGAATGGCGGTTGGGAAATCGGTGATGACCGAAGCTTCCTTCTGGGTGAAGCCTTTGAACCGCAGGTGCTACCCGTTGTATTTTTCAATGATGAAGATGAGTTTCCCGAGCCGGATCCGGTGCGCCCCGTTACTTTTTCGGTGGATATGAATGTTCAGATTGCCCTTGGCAACTTCACACCGGATAGCGAAGATGTTGTTGCAGTTGCCGGCTCCTTTAATGACTGGAGTGCTGTTGCGCTGAGCGAATCGGATACGCCGGGTATTTATTCCATTGCCCTTGATGTAGCCGGAGAAGAGGGTGAAATGGCAGCCTATAAATTCGTGCTGAATGATATTTTCGAGCTTGACGGACTCCCTGAGCGGAATTTTGAGCTGGGTCCCGCCGGGCAGGCGCAGTTCCTGGATGTTGTATTCTTCAATGATGAAGATGAGTTTCCCGAGCCGGATCCTGTGCGTCCTGTTACCTTCTCGGTAGATATGAGCGTGCAAAAAGAACTCGAGCTATTCGATACGAGCTTGGGCGATGAAGTAAATGTGCGCGGAAATATCAACGGTACCAGCTTCATGGAAAATTTTACTATGAACGCGGCAGGCGATGGTATTTTTGAGGTTAGCATTGATGTGGAAGGTGATGCGGGACTTGATATTGAATACAAGTTTTACGTAGAGGCCGGTGAAGGCCGCGAGTTTCCCAACGGTGGCTGGGAAATTATTGATGGCGACCCGGATCTGAACCGCAGCTTTACCCTTGGCCAGGCTGATGAGCCACAGGTGCTTGATACTTTCTTCTTTAACAATGACGAAGGCGAGGTTATCCCCGAGCCGGAAGTCCGAAACGTGACCTTTCTCGTGGATATGAGTGTGCAGCAGGCCTCTGGTTTTTATCAGCCTGAGACGGGTGACTCCGTTTGGGTTGGCGCAACCTTCAATGACTTCCAGCCCGTGAACCACTTGACCTTAGTCGCCGATGGCGTTTACTCCGTCGGCATTGATGTGGAAGGCGACGAAGGCAGCCCCGTAGCGTATAAGTTTTTCATCACTGCCGGAGATGAGCGTGAGCTCCCGTTTGACGGATTCGAACAACTCGGTGACGACCCGACGCAGAACCGCGTATTAGAGCTGGGACCGGCTGACGTTCCAATGGTTCTTGATACGGTATTTTTTAGTGATGATGAAGGGGAAGTCGTCCCGGAGCCCGAAGTACGCAACGTTACTTTCTTCGTGAACATGAGCGTGCAGCAGGCAAGTGGCTTTTACCAGCCTGAAGCCGGTGATCAGGTTTGGGTAGGCGCTGATTTCAACGAATTCCAGCCGGTGAATGAAATGTTCCTGGTTGATACGATGACTGGCGTCTATGCAGTTGGCATTGACCTTGAAGGCGATGCCGGAAGCCCGGTGGAGTACAAGTTTTTCATCACTCCCGGTGATGACCGCGAGCTTCCGTTCGACGGGTTCGAGCAGCTTGGTGATGACCCTTCGGAAAATCGCGTATTTGAACTCGGCCCTGCTGATGAGCCGCAGCTGCTGGATGAGGTATTCTTTGGCAATGAAGAGCCTGTTGAGCCCGAAATAGTCATTGTATGGCCCGGTGACACCAATAACGACGGTGTTGTAAATGAGGAAGATGTCCTTCCGCTTGGACTTTACTGGAATTTGACGGGTCCGGCGCGTGAAAACGCAAGTACGGAATGGACAGCTCAGCCAGCCCTTGCATGGGAGCCTGTTGAGTCCACATTTGCCGATACCGACGGTTCCGGTCTTGTAAATCAAACCGATTTGCTCGCTATCGGTCTCAACTTTGGCAACACGCACGGAGATGCTGCAACCGAATCCGGGCCGATTGCCGAAGAAATCTTTCCAGCCCTGCAGCCCGGTGACCGGATCCTGATCACCCTTAATGCAGCTGCTGAAACAGCTATTCAGGGGCTCTCCTACGCATTTGGTGTTGAGGGTGCAGCCGCTGATAGTTACGATGTAAGCAGTTACACCATCGGAAGCTGGGGTGAAGTATGGGAAGCCACAAACCGCCTCCTTGAGTTTGATACAATCCGTGACGGGTTGGTTGCCGGTGCACGCGTACACCGGGGGCAGACACAGGCGCAGCCTGCAACCGGTCTGTTCAGCATTGAAATCGATATTTTGCAGCCAATTGCTGCCGGATCCGCTTTCTTCGTGCAGCGTGTCGCGTATGTAAGCGAAGCAAGTGCCATTGAAAGCTTTGAAACACTCGTGCTTGATGTTGAAATCCAGACCGGATCGTCAGCCACGGATGGCACCGAGTTGCCGCAGTTCACGCAGCTGCATCAAAACTACCCGAACCCGTTTAACCCCACCACCAATATCACCTTTGATCTCAGTGCTCCGGCAACTGTTACAATAGATGTGGTGAATATTTTGGGGCAGCGGGTAGCTGTTCTCGCCAATCAGGAAGACCTGAGTGCGGGCAGCCACGTGCGCGTGTTCGATGCCGGACGTCTCAACAGCGGTGTCTATCTCGTTCGCATGACGACCGGCTCAGAAAGCTTCACCCGCAAAATGATGCTGGTGAAATAAGTGTAGCCAAAAGTTTGGCAGCAATGGGATCATCCCTATGCTGAAAGTAAAAAAAGCCCGGAAAGCATGTCTTTTCGGGCTTTTTTTCGGTGTGATGTACAGCAAAAAAGGCAGTAGGAGTCAATCGAAGTTTGGCATAGAACTCTGATTCAAAAACAAAGGTCTCCCGCTTCATTATCGGACAGGGTTGTTTAGCGAAGGGGCCTCCGCTTTGAGCGTGTGTAGTATTTTTTTTCGATGATGATGGCTGACATAAGCCACGGAATAAAAAAGCAAGGGGTTTATCTTTGATTTGGGGACTCCTGAGCTGTCACGAAAGACCGTGATGTTCACGGAGTTTCCCCCAAAAAAACGCGTGAACCTGAAATAAACCCATTTTTGGATAGGGCACAGCATTGAGCTTTTCTCAGCTGTAGGTTGGGATGCTCCGGGCCTGCCACTTTTCGGGTGGAACAATGGGCACATCCGGACTGTTACGCACGCAACGCTATGGCACGCATAAAGCTGCCTGTCTTTAACTGAAGTCAAAAACAAGAATGGATCCTCTCGCACACACGCTTTTCGGTGCCTCTATGGCTGAAGCCGGTTTGAAGCGTAAAACCGCGCTTGCCACGACGACCCTTATAATCGGCGCAAATATTCCTGATGTTGATGCGGTTGCGATGTTCGTGAGCGCCGATTACGCACTGTTGGTGCGCCGGGGCTGGACACATGGCATTCTCGCCCTCCTGTTCTGGCCGTTTCTCCTTACCGCTTTTATGCTGTGGGCCGATCACCTGCTTCAAAAATGGCGGGTCCGGAAGGGAAAACAGCGAAGCGGTCCGCCGATGCACAAAGGCTGGCTGCTGGGAGTTGCCTTTCTCGGGGTTTGGAGTCATCCGCTGCTTGATTGGCTGAACACCTATGGCATTCGCCTGCTGATGCCGTTTGACGGCACCTGGTTTTATGGCGACACGCTATTTATCATTGATCCGTGGTTTTGGCTGCTCACAGGTGCCGGGGTTGTACTGGCCCGTTCGGAATCCCGGCTTGGACTTGCGGGATGGATTGTCCTCGGGACGGCCCTCACAGCGCTGATTACGACGGCTGAAATTGTACCTTTGACGGCAAAAATTTTGTGGGGTGTAGGTGTGGCGCTCATCATTGGGATGCGATGGTCGGGGCTGTATCGCAGGCATACGCAAAAAATTGCGGCTGTTTTGCTGACTGGCGCCATCCTGTACACGGCCCTGATGTATGCCGGTGCCCGCCTCACTACGCACCATGCCCGTGCAGCCCTGCAGGCTCAGGGAACAGAAGTCACCGCCGTGATGGCCAACCCGATTCCGGCCCTTGTGACCCAACGCACAGGCGTTGCTGCGTCAGAGACACACTATTACATGTTCTTTATTAACTGGCTGCGCCCCGAGACCTTCACCCTGCAGCGCGACCCCGTTCCAATCATTGCCCCTGACGAAATTGCGCAGGTCGCTCTGCAATCTCCGGATGTACGCGGCCTGCTCAACTGGATTCGCTTTCCGCACTACGAAACCCGCCGTACCCCCAACGGCTGGCAGGTGTACATACGCGACCTCCGCTTCGTGCAACCGGATCAGGTGGAAGATATCGGAATTGGGATGGCGGTAATTGACCTTGACGAAAACCTTGAAGTCATACAGGTTGTACCGTAACTGAGAAAAAGGCTCAATCCTTATTGAAGCGTGCTAGTATCTCAAATTACGTTTACAGTACCTGAACCGCGCTGTCCATTCTGCGAACCGTTGTCCAAAGCTCCCAACCCTCTGTCTTCTGTCTTCTGTCTTCTGTCCCCGGTCTGCCGTCCGCCGTCCGCTGTCCAGAACTTATCCCTGTCTCATTGGTTCAAAAAA
This genomic stretch from Cyclonatronum proteinivorum harbors:
- a CDS encoding STAS domain-containing protein, which produces MNYTSKTHQNKKIVFIRPDYKEGTEREAAPLIKSINAALAEENPEVIIINLKTITFMDSNFLGGLVKGLKATLKAGSELLLTDLQPPVKSMFELTKLHNIFQVHATEQSALGSL
- a CDS encoding PP2C family protein-serine/threonine phosphatase encodes the protein MTDTINPPDTETKKKVLLVDDEVAMQKLFGFALRKGGFEVLSASNGNEALEVLSETIPDAIVCDIMMPELDGFGLRNILKMSPELYEIPFLFLSAFNTEENIIKGIDLDADDFISKTDGSNVVVSKLKNVIRKREHIRSKLVGEMQAASHATGVLLDAPDPPEVPGYTIDHFHQSHEGIPGGDFIDYTDINENLLCVLGDVMGKRWKAWVFAHAYAAYVRSSLRVMTSGDDTENAGPAAILNRLNRVLFRDDQVNESTLALTLVMLEPEKGIVRVSNVMQYPLLHCHAADGTVTEVQPKSTTVLGIRPNAEFDELSVNLAPGDVIVAFTDGLSELFMSEDQAKGFRMVKECLEELFAERELSASLIVEELLKKAGVKLMRDDATLLFIRRDTV
- a CDS encoding wax ester/triacylglycerol synthase family O-acyltransferase, with product MAQSSAQILRAEVLSGADSAWLRMEQPQNQMVITGMLKLGHSPDWKVFEEVIRKRLLIFDRFRQRVLNPDTIPIWVPDHHFELSYHIRQVDLSDRPHQPAIQEYVEEMLSNPLDFSRPLWELHLLETRDQTTLVAKLHHCIADGIALVRILLSLTTVSADGAYFDPIREYKPVRRTGKQHAGLFSTAGEGIKRIIKALYKFVSMPADTATHVKGELQTIKTAAWSAPVPLADVKALAAKYKTTINDILLWLACGALRRYLTTTGEKPEGASSFRVSIPVNLRYGDDTVMTGNQFGLVFLELPVGVENSQERLRLVQQRMNEIKASGEAWVAYGVLSLLGKMPLVVEQFVVKFLSSKCSAVVTNVPGPRRPLFLAGAKIEDIMFWVPKSGMLGVGISLISYNGGVRIGIASDAGRVPEPDLITRYFVELFDSETANKT
- a CDS encoding T9SS type A sorting domain-containing protein, whose product is MKKAVQILIAAFFLLSMGLGAIQAQSMQFNVEFSNQSPQPGEEVEITFIAENAVDLFYYGLEIGYDPSRTDYTGIEPGTLMGNNPLSIADNLNDTTIGASVVRTSGTGEGNGAVVTFRFTIDENAGEGPLNFAILNPDVRNGDGNPISVTVPNGFVLNVQPLAEETRTVIFKVDMSVQRQNGNFNPGLTDVVYTRGAFNGWSLDTPMTLVEDDIYEAVVEIAGPQGQSEEYKFFIEAGDGRDLPDGGWETFDGDRTFDLGEPGIVQVLDKVFFSNELPEEQPDLRPVVFRVNLQYYIDPEVDLFNPSFMDVYVRGTFNNFDLTDQMEVIDDAVYELTVMVPGNEGDSPEFKFFVFVPEEFSEFEFPNGGWELLNDDPELNRTFELGPANQTQDLGMFFFNDMMPPEPEPFRPVEFFVDMSVQQQLGNFQPQAGDQVFVRGSFNDTQFGELIPMFETSNQVFSGTVDIFGQEDEEILYKFFVQAGDDRELPNGGWEIGDDRSFLLGEAFEPQVLPVVFFNDEDEFPEPDPVRPVTFSVDMNVQIALGNFTPDSEDVVAVAGSFNDWSAVALSESDTPGIYSIALDVAGEEGEMAAYKFVLNDIFELDGLPERNFELGPAGQAQFLDVVFFNDEDEFPEPDPVRPVTFSVDMSVQKELELFDTSLGDEVNVRGNINGTSFMENFTMNAAGDGIFEVSIDVEGDAGLDIEYKFYVEAGEGREFPNGGWEIIDGDPDLNRSFTLGQADEPQVLDTFFFNNDEGEVIPEPEVRNVTFLVDMSVQQASGFYQPETGDSVWVGATFNDFQPVNHLTLVADGVYSVGIDVEGDEGSPVAYKFFITAGDERELPFDGFEQLGDDPTQNRVLELGPADVPMVLDTVFFSDDEGEVVPEPEVRNVTFFVNMSVQQASGFYQPEAGDQVWVGADFNEFQPVNEMFLVDTMTGVYAVGIDLEGDAGSPVEYKFFITPGDDRELPFDGFEQLGDDPSENRVFELGPADEPQLLDEVFFGNEEPVEPEIVIVWPGDTNNDGVVNEEDVLPLGLYWNLTGPARENASTEWTAQPALAWEPVESTFADTDGSGLVNQTDLLAIGLNFGNTHGDAATESGPIAEEIFPALQPGDRILITLNAAAETAIQGLSYAFGVEGAAADSYDVSSYTIGSWGEVWEATNRLLEFDTIRDGLVAGARVHRGQTQAQPATGLFSIEIDILQPIAAGSAFFVQRVAYVSEASAIESFETLVLDVEIQTGSSATDGTELPQFTQLHQNYPNPFNPTTNITFDLSAPATVTIDVVNILGQRVAVLANQEDLSAGSHVRVFDAGRLNSGVYLVRMTTGSESFTRKMMLVK
- a CDS encoding metal-dependent hydrolase — its product is MDPLAHTLFGASMAEAGLKRKTALATTTLIIGANIPDVDAVAMFVSADYALLVRRGWTHGILALLFWPFLLTAFMLWADHLLQKWRVRKGKQRSGPPMHKGWLLGVAFLGVWSHPLLDWLNTYGIRLLMPFDGTWFYGDTLFIIDPWFWLLTGAGVVLARSESRLGLAGWIVLGTALTALITTAEIVPLTAKILWGVGVALIIGMRWSGLYRRHTQKIAAVLLTGAILYTALMYAGARLTTHHARAALQAQGTEVTAVMANPIPALVTQRTGVAASETHYYMFFINWLRPETFTLQRDPVPIIAPDEIAQVALQSPDVRGLLNWIRFPHYETRRTPNGWQVYIRDLRFVQPDQVEDIGIGMAVIDLDENLEVIQVVP